From a single Aquincola tertiaricarbonis genomic region:
- the flgH gene encoding flagellar basal body L-ring protein FlgH encodes MSTQHRRHAAGLLLAATALLAASGCAHIEPQQAPVLAEEKPLPVMQPVSRRGQAGGVFTPDATWSLHSDSRAFRPGDVLTVVLNETTQSSKSADTKFGKESNIALRAPVIGTSTINANVAAGGSRDFNGSATSSQQNTLQGAITVIVHEVMPGGLLRVSGEKSLYLNQGEEFVRLAGYVRSADIDTDNRVSSQRIANARIAYSGRGTLADSNNPGWLTRFFTSPWMPF; translated from the coding sequence ATGAGCACGCAGCACCGCCGCCATGCGGCCGGCCTGCTGCTGGCCGCCACGGCCCTGCTGGCCGCCTCGGGCTGCGCGCACATCGAGCCGCAGCAGGCGCCGGTGCTGGCCGAAGAAAAGCCGCTGCCGGTGATGCAGCCGGTGTCGCGCCGCGGCCAGGCTGGCGGCGTGTTCACGCCCGATGCCACCTGGAGCCTGCACTCCGACAGCCGGGCCTTCCGCCCCGGCGACGTGCTGACCGTGGTGCTCAACGAGACCACGCAGTCCAGCAAGTCGGCCGACACCAAGTTCGGCAAGGAAAGCAACATCGCCCTCCGCGCCCCGGTGATAGGCACCAGCACCATCAATGCCAACGTGGCTGCGGGCGGCTCGCGCGACTTCAACGGCTCGGCCACCAGCAGCCAGCAGAACACGCTGCAGGGCGCCATCACCGTCATCGTGCACGAGGTGATGCCCGGCGGCCTGCTGCGGGTGTCCGGCGAGAAGAGCCTGTACCTGAACCAGGGCGAAGAGTTCGTGCGCCTGGCCGGTTACGTGCGCAGCGCCGACATCGACACCGACAACCGTGTCTCTTCGCAACGCATCGCCAATGCCCGCATCGCCTATTCGGGCCGCGGCACGCTGGCCGATTCCAACAACCCCGGCTGGCTGACCCGCTTCTTCACCAGCCCCTGGATGCCCTTCTGA
- the flgG gene encoding flagellar basal-body rod protein FlgG, which translates to MNPAMWISKTGVQAQDAKLQAIANNLANVNTVGFKRDRVMFQDLFYQVDQQPGAQRDNNTASPSGTQLGNGTKVLGTQKVFTTGSLQTTSQALDVAIVGQGFLQVALPNGNTAYTRAGQLQMDSEGRLVTAQGLPLVPEITIPANATGVTIGENGVVSVSVSGQTAQTEVGQLTIAGFVNPAGLLATGDNLYTETAASGAPTVGNPGTDALGKLKQYALEGSNVQVVEEMVEMIAAQRTYEMNTKVLSAADNMLQYLAQAAR; encoded by the coding sequence ATGAACCCCGCAATGTGGATCAGCAAGACCGGTGTGCAGGCGCAGGACGCCAAGCTGCAGGCCATTGCCAACAACCTGGCCAACGTCAACACCGTCGGCTTCAAGCGCGACCGCGTGATGTTCCAGGACCTGTTCTACCAGGTGGACCAGCAGCCCGGCGCGCAACGCGACAACAACACCGCGTCGCCTTCCGGCACGCAGCTGGGCAACGGCACCAAGGTGCTGGGCACGCAGAAGGTGTTCACCACCGGCAGCCTGCAGACCACCAGCCAGGCGCTGGACGTGGCCATCGTGGGCCAGGGCTTCCTGCAGGTGGCGCTGCCCAATGGCAACACCGCCTACACGCGCGCCGGCCAGCTGCAGATGGACTCGGAAGGCCGGCTGGTGACCGCCCAGGGCCTGCCCCTGGTGCCGGAGATCACCATCCCCGCCAACGCCACCGGCGTGACCATCGGCGAGAACGGCGTGGTCTCGGTCAGCGTCAGCGGCCAGACGGCGCAGACCGAGGTGGGCCAGCTCACCATCGCCGGCTTCGTCAATCCGGCCGGCTTGCTGGCCACCGGCGACAACCTCTACACCGAGACCGCCGCCAGCGGCGCCCCCACCGTGGGCAACCCCGGCACCGATGCGCTGGGCAAGCTCAAGCAGTACGCGCTGGAAGGCTCGAACGTGCAAGTGGTGGAAGAGATGGTCGAGATGATCGCCGCCCAGCGCACCTACGAGATGAACACCAAGGTGCTCTCCGCAGCCGACAACATGCTGCAGTACCTGGCGCAGGCGGCCCGATGA
- a CDS encoding flagellar basal body rod protein FlgF, giving the protein MDALIYTLMSGAERSMRAQQVHANNLANLETNGFRADLDMALSEAVPGTGFDARHMAKLETNAVTSRAGAVRATGRDLDVALQGNAYLAVQWNGGEAYTRAGAIQIDADGALKVDGRPLMGDGGPVVLPPYEKLSIGVDGTVSIQAPGEAEMQAVDKLKLVTPEVGQITKNEAGLIVPRNGQPLAADDNAQLQAGALEGSNVSAVEEMVATMSLNRDFEVQMKLYKAADSMAESGNRLIRE; this is encoded by the coding sequence ATGGACGCCTTGATCTACACGCTGATGAGCGGCGCCGAGCGCTCGATGCGGGCGCAGCAGGTGCACGCCAACAACCTGGCCAACCTGGAAACCAACGGCTTCCGCGCCGACCTGGACATGGCGCTGAGCGAGGCCGTGCCCGGCACCGGCTTCGACGCCCGCCACATGGCCAAGCTGGAGACCAATGCGGTCACCTCACGCGCTGGCGCCGTGCGCGCCACCGGCCGCGACCTGGACGTGGCGCTGCAGGGCAATGCCTATCTGGCCGTGCAGTGGAACGGCGGCGAGGCCTACACCCGCGCCGGCGCCATCCAGATCGACGCCGACGGCGCGCTGAAGGTGGACGGCCGCCCGCTGATGGGCGACGGCGGCCCCGTCGTGCTGCCGCCGTACGAGAAGCTGAGCATCGGCGTCGACGGCACCGTGTCCATCCAGGCGCCCGGCGAAGCCGAGATGCAGGCGGTGGACAAGCTGAAGCTGGTGACGCCCGAGGTCGGCCAGATCACCAAGAACGAGGCGGGCCTCATCGTGCCGCGCAACGGCCAGCCGCTGGCCGCCGACGACAACGCGCAGCTGCAGGCCGGTGCGCTGGAAGGCAGCAACGTGTCCGCCGTCGAGGAGATGGTGGCCACCATGAGCCTGAACCGCGACTTCGAGGTGCAGATGAAGCTCTACAAGGCCGCCGACTCGATGGCCGAGTCCGGCAACCGTTTGATCAGGGAATGA
- a CDS encoding flagellar hook protein FlgE produces MSFAIALSGINAINAELDTISNNIANSGTAGFKAGRANFASMYAGTQATGAEVSSITQSIEEGGSVTSTGRSMDAAISGRGFFVSRDASGTMVYSRVGMFSVDKDGAVIDGSGRKVQGYAAVEGSTALGALGDLTVPNGQIAANASDTLKYVSNLSRDWTVPTITPFNPADPLTFNSSNVTPVYDSLGTKHTVTQYFVKTGTNAIDVHYTFDGAAVATTQSLTFDTNGVLTSPTAPVSLNLGTPTGANALTVAIDYAGTTQYAGESVPTVNSANGYASGTLISTALEEDGSVMAQYSNGQKKRVGTVALAAFPSEGALTPVSDTSWVASTASGEALLFAAGTGMTGKLTTGSIEQSNVDMTGELVGLMSAQRNYQANTKVLSTENEMMQSLMQAV; encoded by the coding sequence ATGAGCTTCGCCATCGCCCTGTCCGGCATCAACGCCATCAATGCCGAGCTGGACACCATCTCGAACAACATCGCCAACTCCGGCACCGCGGGCTTCAAGGCCGGCCGCGCCAACTTCGCCTCCATGTACGCGGGCACCCAGGCCACGGGCGCCGAAGTCTCTTCCATCACGCAGAGCATCGAAGAAGGCGGCAGCGTCACCAGCACCGGCCGCAGCATGGACGCCGCCATCAGCGGCCGCGGCTTCTTCGTCTCGCGCGATGCCAGCGGCACCATGGTGTACAGCCGCGTGGGCATGTTCTCGGTGGACAAGGACGGCGCGGTGATCGACGGCAGCGGCCGCAAGGTGCAGGGTTATGCCGCGGTGGAAGGCAGCACCGCGCTGGGCGCGCTGGGCGACCTGACGGTGCCCAACGGCCAGATCGCGGCCAACGCCAGCGACACGCTGAAGTACGTGAGCAACCTGTCGCGCGACTGGACGGTGCCCACCATCACGCCCTTCAACCCTGCCGATCCGCTGACCTTCAACAGCTCCAACGTCACGCCGGTGTACGACTCGCTGGGCACCAAGCACACGGTCACGCAGTACTTCGTCAAGACCGGCACCAACGCCATCGACGTGCACTACACCTTCGACGGCGCGGCCGTGGCCACCACGCAGTCGCTCACCTTCGACACCAACGGCGTGCTGACCTCGCCCACCGCCCCGGTGTCGCTGAACCTGGGCACGCCCACCGGCGCCAATGCGCTGACGGTGGCGATCGACTATGCGGGCACGACGCAGTACGCGGGTGAGTCGGTGCCCACCGTCAACAGCGCCAACGGCTATGCCTCGGGCACGCTGATCAGCACCGCGCTGGAAGAAGACGGCTCGGTGATGGCGCAGTACAGCAACGGCCAGAAGAAGCGCGTGGGCACCGTGGCGCTGGCGGCCTTCCCGTCCGAAGGTGCACTGACCCCGGTCAGCGACACCAGCTGGGTGGCCTCCACCGCCTCCGGCGAGGCGCTGCTGTTCGCGGCCGGCACCGGCATGACGGGCAAGCTGACCACCGGCTCCATCGAGCAGTCCAACGTCGACATGACGGGCGAACTGGTGGGCCTGATGTCCGCCCAGCGCAACTACCAGGCCAACACCAAGGTGCTGTCCACCGAGAACGAGATGATGCAGTCGCTGATGCAGGCGGTCTGA
- a CDS encoding flagellar hook capping FlgD N-terminal domain-containing protein: MTTSLLTNNTTSSSSSGGSISNAIGANGEMSNLFTTLLVAQIKNQNPLEPNDPSEFVSQLTQLSQTETLQKLSSQTTLNGALLESLQTLGLGGQVGGQVTVTSSSVQLGDGAVAGSFELGATSAKTTLVLTSDGGTERRIDLGTRSAGNVDFSLDRSTLGLPAGRYAIRVEADQQAAPAISLQGTLSSVRLAANGGVVVDVSSVGETAPDAITAFHGRTTAQP, encoded by the coding sequence ATGACCACCAGCCTGCTCACCAACAACACCACCAGCAGCAGCTCCTCCGGCGGCTCGATCAGCAATGCGATCGGCGCCAACGGCGAGATGTCCAACCTGTTCACCACGCTGCTGGTGGCGCAGATCAAGAACCAGAACCCGCTGGAGCCGAACGACCCTTCGGAGTTCGTCTCGCAGCTCACGCAGCTGAGCCAGACCGAGACGCTGCAGAAGCTCTCCAGCCAGACCACGCTGAACGGCGCGCTGCTGGAAAGCCTGCAGACGCTGGGTCTGGGCGGCCAGGTGGGCGGCCAGGTCACCGTCACCAGCAGCAGCGTGCAGCTGGGCGACGGCGCGGTGGCCGGCAGCTTCGAGCTGGGCGCCACCAGCGCCAAGACCACGCTGGTGCTCACCTCCGACGGCGGCACCGAGCGCCGCATCGACCTGGGCACGCGCAGCGCCGGCAACGTGGACTTCAGCCTCGACCGCAGCACCCTCGGCCTGCCGGCCGGCCGCTATGCCATCCGGGTGGAGGCCGATCAGCAGGCCGCCCCCGCCATCAGCCTGCAGGGCACGCTCAGCAGCGTGCGCCTGGCCGCCAACGGTGGCGTGGTGGTCGACGTCTCCAGCGTGGGCGAAACCGCCCCCGACGCGATCACCGCCTTCCACGGCCGCACCACCGCACAACCTTGA
- the flgC gene encoding flagellar basal body rod protein FlgC, with amino-acid sequence MTFRNIAQIAGSAMSAQTVRLNTIASNLANAQSATGSETDTYKARKPVFAAISQGAGGSSVQVLDVVQSTEPLRKSYEPDHPLANEEGMVFYPNVSPVAEMTDMMSASRAFETNVEVLSRIKGMQQSLLKLGEG; translated from the coding sequence ATGACTTTCCGCAACATCGCCCAGATCGCAGGCTCCGCCATGTCGGCCCAGACCGTGCGGCTGAACACCATCGCCAGCAACCTGGCCAACGCGCAATCGGCCACCGGCTCCGAGACCGACACCTACAAGGCCCGCAAGCCGGTGTTCGCCGCCATCTCGCAAGGCGCGGGCGGCAGCTCGGTGCAGGTGCTGGACGTGGTGCAGAGCACCGAGCCGCTGCGCAAGTCCTACGAGCCCGACCACCCGCTGGCCAACGAGGAAGGCATGGTCTTCTACCCCAACGTGAGCCCGGTGGCCGAGATGACCGACATGATGTCCGCCTCGCGCGCCTTCGAGACCAACGTCGAGGTGCTGTCGCGCATCAAGGGCATGCAGCAGTCGCTGCTGAAGCTGGGCGAGGGCTGA
- the flgB gene encoding flagellar basal body rod protein FlgB yields MSIDFKQALGTHANTLALRAERTKILASNIANESTPGYQARDIDFAATLRQTEAGEDADGLSLDTEDPKYRVPFHPTQDGNTVELGVEQAAFSQNASDFQTSLTFVNMKLRGLAKAIEGR; encoded by the coding sequence ATGAGCATCGACTTCAAACAGGCGCTCGGCACGCATGCCAACACGCTGGCTTTGCGGGCAGAGCGCACCAAGATCCTGGCGTCCAACATCGCCAACGAGAGCACGCCCGGCTACCAGGCCCGCGACATCGACTTCGCGGCCACCCTGCGCCAGACGGAAGCCGGCGAGGACGCCGACGGCCTGTCATTAGACACCGAGGACCCGAAGTACCGCGTGCCCTTCCACCCCACCCAGGACGGCAACACCGTCGAGCTGGGCGTGGAGCAGGCGGCCTTCTCCCAGAACGCATCGGATTTCCAGACCAGCCTGACCTTCGTGAACATGAAGCTGCGCGGTCTGGCCAAGGCCATCGAAGGACGTTGA